The DNA segment AATTCCATACTTGTCTTTCTTAATTCGTTTAATTCCATCAAATATCCACCCCACAATACGAGCAAAACACTTTAGATTTTCCTGCACAGTATAATACTTTAACATGCCTGTTACATGAAGCGCACTCAAATTCCTCTTCAGCACTATCTTCAGTTCTAATCTCTTGAACATTTATCTTCTTAAGCGGTTTCCACTTCATCTTGATGAATTTAGACTTTTTCATTTTCTTGGACATACCACCGAAAGCCTTATTCAACTCATCATACATATAGTTCATTGCAAGTTCCTTAGCATATTCAATTGCTTCACGAGTATAGAAATTACTCATTTCGTCCACCAAGCCACAATAGGGACAAAAAATCTCATTATAATATTCCTCTTCATTTTGGATTTCACCCGCCATAAGCCTAAACTCAGACTCACAATACGGGCATTCAAACTGCACATAACCTTCTGAATCACCTTCAATGCTAAATTCAAAATCCATCTGGTTTCCTCCTTAACTTAGTTGAATATTGCGTATAACCCCCTTATTCACGAAAATCTTCACCATACATTCAAATTAGAATTTTTTGCGAACTGATCCTCCAACACTGCCAATGACCATTTGAAGCTATATGATACACACCAATTTAAGGCTTTTATGCTTCACCACGGACATCCTCCTGACTCTAAAATAGATTTAGCGGCGTTACACAATCTTGAAGGGGATTCTACATATTCAAGAAAACAATTTATTGATATCCAGTTGTAAACAATAAGATGAAACTACTCATTAGTTACCAATTAGCATCATAGCTCTATAAAACTTTTTCTCATTAACTCTGACTCTCTATATCCTTCAACGTCTTACCGTCTTCCATTTTCCACATGGTTAAGCTATTCGCACTGCCGCATACCACAAAGCTTGCAGCAGTGGATGGGCTACTAAAGATAGTATCTTCAAGAAGAACATAATCACTATTAATTCTTTCAGAAAATTTCTCTCTCAATCGACTGATCGCATCCCGGACAGCTTTTGGGGTACATAAGCTTTAATAATCACCCAGGCGCTGGAATCAGAGCTTATTTAAAAAATCATCATCAATACCACACTAAAACTTATTAAGCTACTCAATTTCGGTTATTTCTACAGCTGTTCCACTAACAATGATTCCCAGCAATTCGCCACCGAACATTGTGTAATCTAAATCAACTCCCACTATTGCATTAGCTCCCCTTTCAGCAGCTTGCATCATAATTTCTTCCATAACTATTTTTTTTGCACTTTTGAGCTTTCCCCTTAAAGCAGCTGATTCTGTACCAGCTAAGTTAGCCACTGTTGCGGATAGTCCGCGAAAAATCCCCATTCCCAGAACAGTTTCTGCACTAATAAAGCCCAGGTATTCGTTGATCTTATACCCCTCAAAGTGATATCCAGAAGTGACTATCATGTTTTGTAAAAGATCTCTTATAGTTTCCCGTTCACTTCTATATTCAGAATTCTTGAGACCACTTTTTTGATCAATATGTGAAATATCAAAATCTGGTGCATTCTGGATGTTCATCATTTGAGTGTGAGAATATTTTGCTTCCTTTTGATTCGGATAGTTTTTTACGATATCTTCGTATATCCCATAGGCGGCAATAAGATCACCCTTGGTGTAATGAAGTTCATACGCTCTTTCATAAAGTTTCTGCGAGTCTTCCAAAATAATCCCTCCCTTACAACTCTATCTTGTTCCAGTTGAATAAACGCTGACCATATAGGCCTAAACTTGATCTCGATACTGCCGTTCCAGTAAATGATCCGAGACACCACTTATTATACTTTCCCTCCTACCCCTTTAAACTTATCTACAAAGGCAGCGATTTTCTGGAAAACACTCTGCTTCTTTGTTAGAAATTGAGGATTGAGCGGGCTCATTTTAGGAAGAATTGAATTTAACTCCGTTCCATTCTCAGTTGCATATTCTCTTTTCAATGAACTCATAATGTATCTTTTAGCAGCATCTTCATTCAGTTTTTCTGAATTGATTAATGCTTCTGCTTCCCGTCTTTGTTCAGCTTGAGCAAAGTTGAAGAAAGCGTCTATAATACTGGCCTTATCTTGATAGATGTCTAAGTCTGTTTCATTGATAAATTCTACCACTAAGCTTTCTTTTGCACGGTTCCCCACACTGGAACGAATGACACGTCTAACATCTTCCACCAGCGCATCCTTATCCTTTACTTTTTTGTTCTTCTCAAAAATAAGTTCAAGAATATAGTCCAGGTTGATTTCCTGGGATTTCAGAAGGTCTACTTCAAATACAACATCATCCCAATCGATGGAGTCACCATCTTCTTCTTTCCCTTCTTTTTCACGTCGAAGCCAGTCACGGATATCATTATAGGATGAACGGTAATCCTGAATAGCTCTTTCTTCCGGTACTTGGATCTCTTTCATGGTTGCTATTTCTTCATCACTTAGGTGGTATGTTGATTTGAAATTCTCCAGTGCATCCGGATCAGTTGTGTCTACATGCTGCAAAGCTTTCAACCCTGTAAATTCATCATAATTCTGCAGGATGTTTTCAATTCGCAAATACTCCCCAAAGAGTTTTGAAAACTCTTTTTTATCCTTTTCAGTAGCAATATCTTCAACATTTGGGAAACGCTCTTTCAATTCTTTTACTACTTCCACATATCCACGGCGAGCTTCACCGGTTGCGACATCAGTGAACCCTTCCATATACTCTCGATAGCTTTTTTCAAGTACGACATTCTTCGTATTCTTATCCCCAAATAGAGTAATGGCATCAATAGTGGGTTGTTCCAAGTCCCTAAATGTAACGATATTCCCAAAAGTTTTGGTAGAGTCATAAATACGGTTTGTTCTGGAAAAAGCCTGTATTAAACCATGAAACCGAAGGTTTTTATCAACAAACAACGTATTAAGAGCAGGCGCGTCAAATCCTGTTAAAAACATACCTACAACGATTAATAGATCAATTTCTTTGTTTTTTACTCGTTTAGCAAGATCACGATAATAGTTTTGGAATTCAGCACTTTCGACTGAATAAGTAGTTTTGAACATAGCATTATAATCTTTAATGGCCAAACTAAGGAACTCTTTGGCGCTGCTATCCATTGCCGAGGGTTCAAAGGTTTCGTCCAGTATTTCCCCGATAGCGCTTTGTTCTTCATTAGAGGCAAAAGAAAAAATCGTAGCAATCTTAAGCGGTCGTTCCATTCCCTTTTGCAACGTATTTAATGATTCATAAAAAAGTTTCGCTGCATCAACGCTACTCACTGCAAACATAGCATTAAATCCTTTTCCGGCAGCGTTTAGCCGGTGAGTCTTTA comes from the Tindallia californiensis genome and includes:
- a CDS encoding DUF4357 domain-containing protein, translating into MREKFSERINSDYVLLEDTIFSSPSTAASFVVCGSANSLTMWKMEDGKTLKDIESQS
- a CDS encoding YbjQ family protein, translating into MEDSQKLYERAYELHYTKGDLIAAYGIYEDIVKNYPNQKEAKYSHTQMMNIQNAPDFDISHIDQKSGLKNSEYRSERETIRDLLQNMIVTSGYHFEGYKINEYLGFISAETVLGMGIFRGLSATVANLAGTESAALRGKLKSAKKIVMEEIMMQAAERGANAIVGVDLDYTMFGGELLGIIVSGTAVEITEIE